A window of Zingiber officinale cultivar Zhangliang chromosome 5A, Zo_v1.1, whole genome shotgun sequence contains these coding sequences:
- the LOC121983331 gene encoding uncharacterized protein LOC121983331 isoform X2 — translation MYLSTFLSKINKFDPSVFLQLPLQLHRQLARRSSNAMHRQSLGSPGPKLLVSGMDDQRKSLGGHPHEPSMEAVEDKAIRTSSRAERSIHLIPICTILCILVLYLLSHDPQSSLIQDLKAINGWGLRSDPAVVAEKGVTRSATQQSRRRRLKAARKMGVARDDWAEPELLVLEN, via the exons ATGTACCTTTCCACTTTCCTTTCTAAAATTAATAAATTCGATCCGTCCGTTTTTCTCCAGCTGCCACTCCAGCTCCATCGGCAGCTAGCACGCAGATCAAGCAACGCCATGCATCGGCAATCCCTCGGATCTCCTGGCCCCAAGCTCCTCGTCTCCGGCATGGACGACCAGCGCAAAAGCCTCGGTGGACATCCTCACGAACCCTCGATGGAGGCGGTGGAGGATAAGGCGATCCGGACCAGTTCGAGGGCGGAACGCTCCATTCACTTGATTCCCATCTGCACTATCCTCTGCATCCTCGTCCTCTACCTCCTCTCCCACGATCCCCAAAGTTCGCTTATCCAAG ATCTGAAAGCGATAAATGGCTGGGGCTTGCGATCCGACCCCGCCGTGG TGGCGGAGAAGGGCGTCACTCGATCGGCGACGCAACAGAGCCGACGACGTAGACTGAAAGCGGCGAGGAAGATGGGCGTTGCACGTGACGACTGGGCGGAGCCAGAACTGCTCGTGTTGGAGAACTAG
- the LOC121983331 gene encoding uncharacterized protein LOC121983331 isoform X1 produces MYLSTFLSKINKFDPSVFLQLPLQLHRQLARRSSNAMHRQSLGSPGPKLLVSGMDDQRKSLGGHPHEPSMEAVEDKAIRTSSRAERSIHLIPICTILCILVLYLLSHDPQSSLIQDSDLKAINGWGLRSDPAVVAEKGVTRSATQQSRRRRLKAARKMGVARDDWAEPELLVLEN; encoded by the exons ATGTACCTTTCCACTTTCCTTTCTAAAATTAATAAATTCGATCCGTCCGTTTTTCTCCAGCTGCCACTCCAGCTCCATCGGCAGCTAGCACGCAGATCAAGCAACGCCATGCATCGGCAATCCCTCGGATCTCCTGGCCCCAAGCTCCTCGTCTCCGGCATGGACGACCAGCGCAAAAGCCTCGGTGGACATCCTCACGAACCCTCGATGGAGGCGGTGGAGGATAAGGCGATCCGGACCAGTTCGAGGGCGGAACGCTCCATTCACTTGATTCCCATCTGCACTATCCTCTGCATCCTCGTCCTCTACCTCCTCTCCCACGATCCCCAAAGTTCGCTTATCCAAG ATTCAGATCTGAAAGCGATAAATGGCTGGGGCTTGCGATCCGACCCCGCCGTGG TGGCGGAGAAGGGCGTCACTCGATCGGCGACGCAACAGAGCCGACGACGTAGACTGAAAGCGGCGAGGAAGATGGGCGTTGCACGTGACGACTGGGCGGAGCCAGAACTGCTCGTGTTGGAGAACTAG